One Maribacter dokdonensis DSW-8 DNA window includes the following coding sequences:
- a CDS encoding CocE/NonD family hydrolase, whose translation MSKFTIKQFFTFILLATVLISCRKTTQKVANAEVSDTYVEDNYTKKEVDIAMRDGVTLHTTIYSPKDTSKEYPIIMQRTPYSSQPYGAGNFKTKIAPNIHMMQDGYIVVYQDVRGRWLSEGHYENMRAYNPNKKTEQDIDESSDTYDTIEWLVNNVENNNGNVGIWGISYPGFYSTYAVVDAHPALKAASPQASIADFFFDDFHHNGAYLLSYFRATSLFGTPRPDGDKPIDTAWYTLPDLPTEDQYQFFLDEGPLKNLDRFFEYETADTPRMAKEGVTDDYFWNELKEHPNYDEIWQSKGLIQHLKDVKPTVATMVVAGEFDAEDLYGPLETYKNIEKYNADNYNTLVFGPWDHGGWARRKGQNTVGNYYFGDGISEFFQEHIETKFFDHFLKGNGDKNSGLPEAYVFDTGRKDWKNYDTWPPAGVVKKDMYLSPDQELTFEPKEVEEVKFISDIKKPVPYSEDIKTVFTPRKYMTDDQRFAARRGDVLVFETDVMQEDLTLAGDILAKLKVATTGTAADWIVKIIDVHPADEPSYEGMQDHLKMSNYHLMVRSEVLRGRFRNSFANPEPFVPNEKTDVTIKLQDVFHTIKKGHKLQVQVQSTWFPLIDLNPQTYVDNIFEADESDFKTQTHTVFTDSSIEFSVLE comes from the coding sequence ATGTCAAAGTTTACCATCAAACAGTTTTTTACGTTCATTTTACTAGCTACAGTACTTATTTCCTGTAGAAAAACAACACAAAAAGTAGCCAATGCCGAGGTTTCTGATACCTACGTGGAGGATAACTACACTAAAAAGGAAGTGGATATTGCCATGCGTGACGGTGTTACGTTACATACCACTATTTATTCGCCAAAAGATACTTCAAAAGAGTACCCAATTATAATGCAAAGAACCCCGTATAGTTCTCAGCCTTACGGAGCGGGTAATTTTAAAACAAAGATCGCGCCCAACATTCATATGATGCAAGACGGCTATATAGTGGTCTATCAAGATGTGCGCGGCCGTTGGTTAAGTGAAGGGCATTATGAAAATATGCGCGCCTATAATCCCAACAAAAAAACGGAGCAGGATATTGATGAAAGTTCAGATACTTATGATACTATTGAGTGGTTGGTCAATAATGTAGAGAATAATAACGGTAATGTAGGTATTTGGGGAATTTCGTATCCTGGCTTTTATTCTACCTATGCCGTGGTAGATGCGCATCCGGCTTTAAAGGCAGCATCTCCACAGGCGAGTATTGCCGATTTCTTTTTTGATGATTTCCACCACAATGGCGCCTATTTATTGAGTTATTTTAGGGCTACTTCATTGTTTGGTACGCCAAGACCAGATGGGGATAAACCTATAGATACGGCATGGTATACATTGCCAGATTTACCAACTGAAGATCAGTATCAATTCTTTTTAGATGAAGGACCGTTAAAGAACTTAGATCGATTTTTTGAATACGAAACAGCCGATACCCCACGTATGGCAAAAGAGGGCGTAACCGATGATTATTTTTGGAACGAACTTAAAGAGCATCCAAATTATGATGAAATTTGGCAAAGCAAGGGCTTGATCCAGCATTTAAAAGATGTAAAGCCAACAGTGGCCACCATGGTAGTTGCGGGCGAATTTGATGCGGAAGATTTATACGGACCGTTAGAAACCTATAAGAATATAGAAAAGTACAATGCCGATAATTATAATACCTTGGTTTTTGGACCATGGGATCACGGCGGATGGGCACGTAGAAAAGGTCAGAATACTGTGGGCAACTATTATTTTGGCGATGGAATTTCTGAATTTTTCCAAGAACATATAGAAACCAAATTCTTTGATCATTTCTTAAAAGGTAATGGCGATAAAAATAGCGGTTTGCCGGAAGCCTACGTTTTTGATACCGGTAGAAAAGATTGGAAAAACTATGATACCTGGCCACCGGCAGGTGTCGTGAAAAAGGATATGTATTTATCTCCAGATCAAGAACTGACTTTTGAGCCAAAAGAAGTGGAAGAAGTAAAGTTTATCAGTGATATTAAAAAGCCGGTTCCATATTCAGAAGATATTAAAACGGTATTTACACCAAGAAAATATATGACCGATGATCAGCGTTTTGCAGCTCGCCGTGGTGATGTCCTGGTGTTTGAAACTGACGTAATGCAAGAAGATTTGACCTTGGCGGGTGATATTTTGGCGAAGCTAAAAGTTGCTACTACGGGTACCGCTGCAGATTGGATCGTAAAAATCATTGACGTGCACCCAGCAGATGAACCTTCTTATGAAGGCATGCAAGACCACTTAAAAATGAGCAATTATCATTTAATGGTACGTAGCGAAGTATTGCGCGGTCGTTTTAGAAATAGTTTTGCTAACCCAGAACCGTTTGTGCCAAATGAAAAAACAGATGTAACCATTAAGTTGCAAGATGTATTCCATACCATTAAAAAAGGGCACAAATTACAGGTACAAGTACAGAGCACTTGGTTTCCGTTAATAGATTTAAATCCGCAGACCTATGTAGATAATATTTTTGAAGCTGATGAGTCGGACTTTAAAACCCAGACACATACGGTATTCACAGATTCAAGTATAGAGTTTTCTGTGTTAGAGTAG
- a CDS encoding amidohydrolase: MKKLIVAIAGVLFLQPLSTTAQKNKKEVLKGLDAEFNTYKAIANELWENPELGYLEENSSALLQETLGAAGFKVEKGVAGIPTAFTGTYGSGSPVIGILGEFDALPGMSQSAEPIKKSRVVDAPGQACGHHLFGTGSMAAAISVKNWLDATKKSGTIRFYGTPAEEGGSGKVYMVRAGLFNDVDAIVSWHPGDQNTSNPSTNLATISGKFTFKGVSSHAAAAPELGRSALDGVEGMNDLVNMLREHTTESTRIHYVITKGGDAPNIVPEEAQVYYVVRHANRKEVKAVWDRVVKAAEGSAIGTETEMSYEIIGGTYDRLPNEVLATLMHKNMEIVGGVNYTPEEIDFAKEIQKTLKTPKEIESAGEIKPMVFTYGKASADTGDVSWNAPLAAVRTATWVPGTPPHSWQAVAAGGTDIGYKGMMVAAKTMALTAIDIFEKPAVLTKIKAEFNERRGADFKYVALLGDREPALDYRK; the protein is encoded by the coding sequence ATGAAAAAGCTAATCGTCGCAATTGCGGGTGTATTATTCCTGCAGCCATTGAGTACTACAGCTCAAAAAAACAAAAAGGAAGTATTAAAAGGTTTAGATGCAGAATTTAATACCTATAAAGCCATAGCAAATGAGCTTTGGGAAAATCCGGAGTTAGGGTATTTGGAAGAAAATAGTTCTGCTCTATTGCAAGAAACACTTGGTGCGGCAGGTTTTAAAGTTGAGAAAGGTGTAGCAGGTATACCAACGGCATTTACCGGAACATATGGCTCGGGATCACCTGTTATAGGAATATTGGGCGAGTTTGATGCTTTGCCTGGGATGTCGCAATCTGCGGAGCCTATTAAAAAATCTAGGGTAGTAGATGCACCTGGTCAGGCTTGTGGACATCATTTATTTGGTACGGGTTCTATGGCGGCCGCTATTTCTGTTAAGAATTGGTTAGATGCTACCAAAAAATCGGGAACCATTCGGTTTTATGGAACGCCGGCAGAAGAAGGTGGATCAGGAAAAGTTTATATGGTAAGAGCGGGACTTTTTAATGATGTAGATGCTATAGTTTCTTGGCATCCGGGAGACCAAAACACCTCTAACCCAAGTACAAATTTGGCAACAATATCAGGTAAATTTACATTTAAAGGTGTTTCCTCACATGCTGCTGCCGCTCCGGAATTGGGGCGTTCGGCTTTAGATGGTGTAGAGGGAATGAATGATTTGGTGAATATGTTACGAGAGCATACTACAGAATCTACACGTATTCATTACGTAATAACAAAAGGTGGAGATGCGCCTAATATTGTACCGGAAGAAGCTCAGGTATATTACGTAGTACGCCACGCTAATAGAAAAGAAGTAAAAGCAGTTTGGGATAGAGTAGTAAAAGCGGCTGAAGGTTCTGCCATTGGTACAGAAACAGAAATGTCTTATGAAATTATAGGCGGTACGTATGACCGTTTGCCAAATGAAGTATTAGCTACTTTAATGCATAAGAATATGGAGATTGTTGGTGGAGTAAATTATACCCCAGAAGAAATTGATTTTGCCAAGGAAATTCAGAAAACATTAAAAACCCCAAAGGAAATAGAAAGTGCTGGTGAAATCAAACCAATGGTTTTTACCTACGGTAAAGCATCTGCCGATACAGGCGATGTAAGTTGGAACGCACCTTTAGCTGCAGTAAGAACAGCAACTTGGGTGCCGGGCACTCCGCCACATAGTTGGCAAGCTGTTGCAGCTGGCGGAACAGATATTGGCTATAAAGGTATGATGGTCGCTGCCAAAACTATGGCATTGACCGCAATAGATATTTTTGAAAAACCAGCTGTATTAACTAAGATAAAGGCTGAATTTAATGAAAGGAGAGGAGCCGATTTTAAATATGTAGCGTTATTAGGGGATAGAGAGCCGGCGTTAGATTATAGAAAATGA
- a CDS encoding sulfatase family protein, with protein sequence MKKLILTVAVLLFLLPFKTKAQKSNAKKPNIIFIMSDDHAYQAISAYDDKLLQTPNIDRLAKEGMLFTNASVTNSICAPSRATILTGKHTHINGKVDNYFPFDTTQVTFPQIFKKNGYKTAMFGKLHFGNNPKGVDEFMILPGQGHYINPDFIVTNGDTITKQGYVTDIITDVSLDWLKEEASNDEPFMMMYLHKAPHRPWWPRPDKFKEFTKKTFPEPETLFDDYSNRGSAAKTAEMNLLTHMMYSHDSKVRPETLAKMEGKVLPVVEEFPNSFYGPYNRATVEQKALYDPVLDSINDFFYNNWPKMNDTEKMKWKYQRYMQDYLGSISSVDDNVGRLLDYLDESGLAENTIVIYTSDQGFYLGEHGWFDKRFIYDESFKTPLLVRWPNVVEPGAVENEMVQNLDFAQTMLEAVGITPPSDMQGESLIPLLKGEKEKWTRDAVYYQYYEYPSVHMVKRHYGIVNKEFKLVHFYYDVDEWELYDRLKDPKEMNNVYNDPAYADTVKKLKKDLIALRKKYKDSPEQDQMYIDKYKSAGMIE encoded by the coding sequence ATGAAAAAACTAATTCTAACTGTTGCAGTCCTGCTTTTCTTGCTGCCATTTAAAACTAAGGCGCAAAAAAGCAATGCTAAAAAGCCCAATATCATTTTCATCATGTCAGATGATCATGCGTATCAGGCCATAAGCGCGTATGATGATAAATTGCTGCAAACACCCAACATTGATCGCTTGGCAAAAGAGGGCATGCTTTTTACCAATGCCAGTGTTACCAACTCTATTTGTGCGCCTTCTCGTGCAACCATATTAACAGGCAAGCATACACATATCAATGGGAAAGTGGATAATTATTTTCCGTTCGATACTACACAGGTGACCTTTCCGCAAATCTTTAAAAAGAATGGGTATAAAACGGCGATGTTCGGTAAGCTTCATTTTGGCAATAATCCAAAAGGGGTAGATGAGTTTATGATCTTGCCGGGTCAAGGGCACTATATTAATCCAGATTTTATAGTTACCAATGGTGATACCATAACCAAGCAAGGCTATGTTACCGATATCATAACAGATGTATCACTAGATTGGTTGAAAGAAGAAGCGTCCAATGACGAACCTTTTATGATGATGTACTTGCACAAGGCACCGCACAGACCGTGGTGGCCAAGACCGGATAAGTTCAAGGAGTTCACGAAAAAAACCTTCCCGGAGCCAGAAACGTTATTTGATGATTACAGCAATAGAGGATCGGCGGCAAAGACGGCAGAAATGAATTTGTTGACACACATGATGTATAGTCATGATAGTAAGGTCAGACCGGAAACCTTAGCTAAAATGGAGGGTAAGGTTTTACCGGTAGTGGAGGAATTTCCCAATAGTTTTTACGGTCCGTATAACCGTGCAACGGTAGAACAAAAAGCATTGTATGATCCGGTGTTAGATTCCATCAACGATTTTTTCTATAACAATTGGCCAAAAATGAACGATACCGAAAAAATGAAATGGAAGTACCAGCGCTATATGCAAGATTATTTGGGTAGTATTTCTTCGGTAGATGATAATGTAGGCCGCTTGTTAGATTATTTGGATGAAAGCGGATTGGCGGAAAACACCATAGTGATCTATACCTCTGATCAAGGATTTTATTTAGGGGAGCACGGTTGGTTTGATAAGCGATTTATTTATGACGAATCGTTTAAAACTCCTTTATTGGTACGTTGGCCCAATGTGGTTGAACCGGGAGCTGTAGAAAATGAAATGGTACAGAATTTAGACTTTGCACAGACAATGTTAGAAGCTGTAGGCATCACGCCACCAAGTGATATGCAAGGTGAAAGTTTAATTCCCTTGTTGAAAGGCGAAAAAGAAAAATGGACTAGAGATGCCGTGTATTATCAATATTACGAATATCCATCTGTTCATATGGTAAAGCGTCACTATGGTATTGTGAATAAAGAATTTAAATTGGTGCATTTCTATTATGATGTTGATGAGTGGGAGTTATATGATAGATTGAAGGACCCAAAGGAAATGAACAATGTCTACAATGACCCTGCCTACGCAGATACCGTTAAAAAATTAAAGAAAGATTTAATTGCATTACGTAAAAAATATAAAGACTCCCCGGAGCAAGATCAGATGTATATAGATAAATATAAGAGCGCAGGGATGATTGAGTAG
- a CDS encoding O-acetylhomoserine aminocarboxypropyltransferase/cysteine synthase family protein, which produces MSNHKLATNALHAGHDTTTNGGTRAVPIYQTSSYVFNDTDHAANLFSLKELGFIYTRLNNPTNQILQDRLAAVEGGVGAVVFASGTAAISTGLLTLLKAGDHIVASSSLYGGTFNLLNVTLPRFGITTTFVDASDPENFGKAVQDNTRAFFVESLGNPKLDVLDLKAISKESKAAGVPFIVDNTVATPSLLNPIEHGANLVIHSLTKYIGGQGTSLGGAIIDAGTFDWTNGKFPEFTEPSAGYHGLVYSEALGAAAFTFKLILEGLRDFGGALSPYNAFQIIQGLETLPVRIKQHSANALELATWLEGRKEVAWVNYPGLKSNKYYDLAQEYLPKGQSGLVTFGIKGGFEAAKKVTDATKIFSLLANIGDTKSLIIHPASTTHQQLTAEQQEGAGVGQDLIRLSVGLEDIEDLKADLEQAFASL; this is translated from the coding sequence ATGAGTAATCACAAATTAGCAACAAACGCATTACACGCAGGTCACGACACCACTACAAATGGAGGTACAAGGGCAGTGCCTATTTATCAAACATCATCGTATGTATTTAATGATACCGATCATGCGGCAAACTTATTTTCACTTAAAGAACTAGGGTTTATTTACACACGGTTAAACAATCCTACCAATCAAATTTTACAAGATAGATTAGCCGCTGTTGAAGGTGGTGTTGGTGCTGTGGTCTTTGCATCTGGTACTGCTGCTATTTCTACAGGTTTATTGACCTTGTTAAAAGCGGGCGATCATATTGTAGCGTCAAGCAGTTTATACGGTGGCACCTTTAATTTATTAAATGTTACCCTACCAAGATTCGGTATTACGACCACCTTTGTAGATGCATCTGATCCTGAAAATTTTGGAAAAGCGGTACAGGATAATACAAGGGCTTTCTTTGTGGAATCTTTAGGGAATCCGAAATTGGATGTGTTGGATCTGAAAGCGATTTCTAAAGAATCGAAAGCAGCGGGAGTACCTTTTATAGTAGATAATACAGTAGCTACTCCTTCATTGTTAAACCCTATTGAGCACGGTGCCAATTTGGTCATTCATTCATTGACAAAATATATTGGCGGTCAAGGAACGTCTTTAGGTGGAGCAATTATAGATGCCGGTACGTTTGATTGGACCAACGGAAAATTCCCTGAATTTACGGAACCATCTGCAGGTTACCACGGTTTGGTTTATAGTGAGGCATTAGGTGCGGCAGCATTTACCTTTAAATTGATACTGGAAGGTTTACGTGATTTTGGTGGGGCATTGAGTCCGTATAACGCCTTCCAAATTATACAAGGTTTAGAGACTTTGCCGGTACGTATAAAGCAACACAGTGCAAATGCATTGGAATTGGCTACTTGGTTAGAAGGAAGGAAAGAAGTGGCTTGGGTAAATTACCCAGGATTAAAGAGCAATAAATACTATGACTTGGCACAAGAATACTTGCCAAAAGGTCAAAGCGGATTGGTTACCTTTGGTATCAAGGGCGGTTTTGAAGCGGCTAAAAAGGTTACCGATGCTACTAAGATATTTTCTTTACTTGCCAATATTGGTGACACCAAATCATTGATCATTCACCCGGCAAGTACTACCCACCAGCAATTAACCGCAGAGCAGCAAGAAGGTGCAGGTGTAGGGCAAGATTTAATTCGTTTGTCGGTAGGTCTTGAAGATATAGAAGATTTAAAAGCAGATTTAGAGCAGGCATTTGCCAGTCTTTAA
- the thrA gene encoding bifunctional aspartate kinase/homoserine dehydrogenase I, whose product MLHQLQIKKYKTLSGSTQDIQLSYQVFGKELHTAPIILVNHALTGNSNVTGENGWWSALIGEEKCIDTNKYTILAFNIPGNGHDKFVIENYKDFVAGDVARIFLLGLQQLKVERLFALIGGSLGGGIAWEMAALHPTLTEHLIPVASDWKSTDWLIANCQIQEQFLVNSKQPVHDARMHAMLCYRTPASFKERFKRSTNEELKVFNVESWLMHHGDKLQERFQLSAYKLMNQLLKTIDVTRDGDENFIKLQNSDTNIHIIGVDSDMFFTAQENKDTFKQLAQAKSNVTYGEVQSLHGHDAFLIEFDQMEKLLTGIFNTNGNIKKIKILKFGGKSLSNGEGLERVLDIVTQKVKNNENVAMVVSAREKATDQLEDMLEKAAKGKDYRSDFEALEKYQKHTYSNVNLSAEFKGLAKLYEGVSLLGDYSAKIKDEVLAYGELISAKLVTKLLIGKGINAKLVDTREVIKTDDTFGDAKVLENESKELVLLKFAEIPSDTVAVVTGFIASTVENETTTLGRNGSNYSAALLANFLDAEELQNYTHVDGIYTANPDYVPEAKRLANLSYEEANELANFGATILHAKTIIPLIEKNIPLRILNTYNDDNEGTLISAKSSKEGIKSLSVIEDVAMINIEGRGLLGKVGVDARIFKALQSSNISVSIISQGSSERGIGLVVKKDKAKRAKLALENEFSNDFESKDVNMITVMDDVSIISIVGQDLSTFHNPFNALIKNQIVPLLFNNTVSGKNVSLVVKKSDLHKAVNVMHGQVFGISKKINILIFGHGNVGGTLIEQILKSAKSIKERKKLDLRVFGIANSKKVLLNEKGIAKNWKTQLEQKGKPYKVDDVFEFAKRHHLENLIVIDNTASKDFVANYFEFVEHGFDIVSSNKIANTLRYDFYQLLREELQKNQKQYLYETNVGAGLPLIDTIKLLHLSGENITRIKGVFSGSLSYIFNTFSEVDVPFSSILKDAMQKGFTEPDPREDLSGNDVGRKLLILARELDLHNEFADINIENLIPKKLQDGQVDFFLQHLEVLDTKFNEIKKNQKPDHVLRYVGDLHGNLQKEKGVLDVKLVSVPKESALGQVKGSDSIIEIYTESYGENPLVIQGAGAGAAVTARGVFGDILRIAEKG is encoded by the coding sequence ATGTTACATCAACTACAGATTAAAAAATACAAGACCCTAAGCGGTAGTACTCAAGATATTCAATTATCGTATCAGGTATTTGGGAAGGAGCTTCATACAGCGCCAATAATTTTGGTGAATCATGCATTAACGGGCAATTCTAATGTTACCGGTGAAAATGGTTGGTGGTCTGCCTTGATCGGAGAAGAGAAGTGTATAGATACCAACAAGTACACTATTTTGGCATTCAACATTCCGGGCAATGGTCATGACAAGTTTGTAATAGAGAACTATAAGGATTTTGTAGCCGGTGATGTAGCTAGAATATTTTTATTAGGTCTACAACAGTTAAAGGTAGAACGTTTGTTTGCATTGATCGGTGGATCTTTGGGTGGTGGTATCGCTTGGGAAATGGCAGCATTGCACCCAACGCTGACAGAACATTTGATTCCTGTGGCATCTGATTGGAAATCGACCGATTGGTTAATAGCCAATTGCCAAATACAGGAACAGTTTTTAGTGAATTCTAAACAACCTGTGCATGATGCCCGTATGCATGCCATGTTATGTTATAGGACCCCGGCTTCCTTTAAAGAACGGTTTAAACGAAGTACCAATGAGGAGCTTAAGGTTTTTAATGTAGAAAGTTGGTTAATGCACCATGGCGATAAGTTACAAGAGCGTTTTCAATTGTCTGCGTATAAGTTGATGAACCAATTGTTAAAGACCATTGATGTAACTAGGGATGGTGATGAGAATTTTATTAAGCTACAAAATAGCGATACCAATATTCATATTATCGGAGTAGATTCGGATATGTTCTTTACTGCCCAAGAAAACAAAGATACCTTTAAGCAATTGGCGCAGGCAAAGAGTAATGTAACCTATGGCGAAGTACAATCGTTACATGGGCATGATGCCTTTTTGATCGAGTTTGATCAGATGGAAAAATTGCTGACCGGTATTTTTAATACCAACGGTAATATCAAGAAGATCAAAATCCTAAAATTCGGTGGTAAATCGTTGAGTAATGGCGAGGGACTTGAGCGTGTATTGGATATCGTTACACAAAAGGTCAAAAACAATGAGAATGTAGCCATGGTGGTTTCCGCTAGGGAAAAGGCTACAGATCAGCTAGAGGATATGCTAGAGAAAGCAGCCAAGGGAAAAGATTATAGGTCAGATTTTGAAGCGCTGGAGAAGTATCAAAAACATACCTATTCCAACGTAAATCTATCTGCCGAATTCAAGGGCTTGGCAAAGCTGTATGAAGGAGTTTCCTTGTTGGGAGATTACAGTGCCAAAATAAAAGATGAGGTGTTGGCGTATGGCGAGTTGATCTCTGCCAAACTGGTAACCAAACTATTGATCGGTAAAGGGATCAATGCCAAACTTGTAGATACACGTGAAGTCATTAAGACCGATGATACCTTTGGTGACGCCAAGGTGCTTGAAAATGAATCCAAAGAATTGGTGCTTTTAAAATTCGCTGAAATTCCGAGTGATACGGTAGCGGTAGTAACCGGTTTTATAGCCTCTACAGTGGAGAACGAGACAACTACTTTGGGTAGAAATGGCAGTAATTATTCCGCGGCATTATTGGCAAATTTCTTAGATGCCGAAGAATTACAGAATTACACCCACGTTGATGGTATTTATACGGCAAATCCTGATTATGTACCAGAGGCGAAAAGACTGGCGAACCTGTCTTATGAAGAAGCAAACGAGCTCGCCAATTTTGGAGCTACCATTCTACATGCCAAAACCATAATTCCCTTAATAGAGAAGAACATTCCGTTACGTATTTTAAATACCTACAATGATGATAATGAGGGTACTTTAATAAGCGCCAAATCTAGTAAAGAAGGTATAAAGTCGCTCTCGGTAATAGAAGATGTTGCCATGATTAATATAGAAGGTCGTGGCTTGTTAGGGAAAGTAGGGGTAGATGCCCGTATTTTTAAAGCCTTGCAATCTAGTAATATTAGTGTGAGCATTATTTCCCAAGGATCATCTGAAAGGGGAATAGGTCTTGTGGTGAAAAAGGATAAGGCAAAAAGGGCAAAGCTGGCATTGGAAAATGAGTTTAGCAACGACTTTGAATCAAAAGATGTAAATATGATTACGGTGATGGATGATGTGTCAATCATATCTATCGTAGGTCAAGATTTAAGCACTTTTCACAATCCGTTCAATGCATTGATCAAGAACCAGATCGTGCCGTTGTTGTTCAATAATACGGTATCTGGCAAGAACGTAAGTTTGGTAGTAAAGAAATCGGATTTGCATAAGGCGGTCAATGTTATGCACGGTCAGGTGTTCGGCATCAGTAAGAAAATCAATATTCTGATTTTCGGTCACGGTAATGTAGGCGGTACGTTGATAGAACAGATTTTAAAGTCGGCAAAGTCCATTAAAGAGCGCAAGAAATTAGACTTAAGGGTTTTTGGAATTGCAAACTCAAAAAAGGTATTGTTGAATGAAAAGGGTATTGCCAAGAACTGGAAGACACAACTGGAGCAGAAAGGAAAACCGTATAAGGTTGATGATGTCTTTGAATTTGCAAAGCGTCACCATTTGGAGAACCTTATTGTAATAGATAATACGGCAAGTAAAGATTTCGTTGCCAACTATTTTGAATTTGTAGAGCATGGTTTTGATATTGTGTCATCGAACAAAATTGCCAATACCTTGCGTTACGATTTTTATCAGTTACTGAGGGAAGAATTACAAAAAAATCAAAAGCAATATCTGTACGAAACCAATGTAGGAGCAGGATTGCCATTGATTGATACAATTAAGTTATTACATTTATCCGGAGAGAATATAACAAGGATAAAAGGCGTGTTCTCAGGTTCTTTAAGTTATATTTTCAATACATTCTCAGAAGTGGATGTACCTTTTTCATCGATTTTGAAAGATGCAATGCAAAAAGGATTTACGGAACCAGATCCACGTGAAGATCTTTCTGGAAATGATGTTGGGCGTAAATTATTGATTTTAGCACGTGAGCTAGATTTGCATAATGAGTTTGCAGATATCAATATTGAAAACCTGATACCTAAAAAATTGCAAGATGGTCAGGTAGATTTCTTCTTACAGCATTTAGAAGTGTTGGATACCAAGTTCAATGAAATTAAGAAAAACCAAAAACCAGATCATGTATTACGTTATGTAGGTGATCTGCACGGAAATCTTCAGAAAGAAAAAGGAGTGTTAGATGTTAAATTGGTCTCCGTACCAAAAGAAAGTGCTCTAGGGCAAGTAAAAGGGTCGGATTCCATTATAGAGATTTATACGGAATCTTACGGGGAAAATCCGTTAGTAATACAAGGCGCAGGTGCAGGCGCAGCAGTAACAGCAAGAGGTGTCTTTGGGGATATATTGCGAATTGCGGAGAAGGGCTAG
- a CDS encoding trans-sulfuration enzyme family protein has protein sequence MKKNNNKFETNAIRTQLKRSENLEHSVPLYLTSSFVFEDAEDMRASFAEEKDRNIYSRYSNPNSSEFIDKVCQMEGAESGFAFASGMAAVFSTLAALLDSGDHVLSARSIFGSTHSLFTNFFPKWNIDHTYFKIDALEEIERLITPKTKIIYAETPTNPGVDVLDLEELGKIAKKNNLILIIDNCFASPYLQQPIKFGADLVIHSGTKLMDGQGRVLAGITVGSADLMDKVYRFSRITGPALSPFNAWVLSKSLETLAIRVDRHCDNALKLAEYLEASDKVNWVKYPFLKSHPKYEIAKKQMKAGGCVVAFEVKGALEAGREFFDSIKLLSLSANLGDSRTIVTHPASTTHSKLSVEERAAVGISDGTVRISVGLEHIDDIIADIAQALG, from the coding sequence ATGAAAAAGAACAACAATAAATTTGAAACGAACGCAATACGTACACAATTAAAACGAAGCGAAAATTTGGAGCATTCCGTTCCATTATATTTGACCTCTAGTTTTGTATTTGAAGACGCTGAAGATATGCGTGCTTCGTTTGCCGAGGAAAAAGATCGTAATATATACTCAAGATATTCTAACCCAAATTCATCTGAATTTATTGATAAGGTTTGTCAAATGGAAGGTGCGGAGAGCGGATTTGCTTTTGCATCGGGTATGGCAGCGGTATTTTCTACATTGGCAGCATTGTTAGATAGTGGAGATCATGTGCTATCGGCAAGAAGTATTTTTGGTTCTACGCATTCGTTGTTTACCAACTTTTTTCCAAAGTGGAATATTGATCACACATACTTTAAAATAGATGCCTTAGAAGAAATAGAGCGTTTAATTACTCCGAAAACAAAAATCATCTATGCGGAAACACCTACCAATCCAGGTGTTGATGTGTTGGATTTGGAGGAATTGGGTAAAATTGCCAAAAAGAACAATCTAATACTTATTATAGATAATTGTTTTGCATCACCTTACTTACAACAGCCTATTAAATTTGGGGCGGATTTGGTCATACATTCCGGTACCAAACTAATGGATGGTCAAGGTAGGGTTTTGGCAGGGATTACCGTAGGTAGTGCAGATTTGATGGATAAGGTGTATCGTTTCTCACGAATTACCGGTCCGGCACTTTCACCTTTCAATGCTTGGGTGCTTTCTAAAAGTTTAGAAACACTGGCAATAAGAGTCGATAGACATTGTGATAATGCTTTAAAGTTAGCTGAATATTTAGAAGCGAGCGATAAGGTAAATTGGGTAAAATATCCATTTTTAAAATCGCACCCAAAATATGAAATTGCAAAAAAGCAAATGAAAGCGGGTGGTTGTGTAGTAGCCTTTGAAGTTAAAGGCGCTTTAGAAGCGGGTAGGGAGTTTTTCGATTCCATTAAACTATTATCCCTTTCTGCCAATTTAGGAGATTCAAGAACCATAGTAACACATCCAGCATCAACAACACATAGTAAATTGAGTGTAGAGGAACGTGCTGCAGTGGGGATATCAGATGGTACGGTCAGAATTTCTGTAGGTCTGGAACATATAGACGATATCATAGCGGATATTGCTCAAGCTTTAGGCTAA